The following is a genomic window from Gemmatimonadaceae bacterium.
AAAGCCGCAGACCGATTCCGCTTACGAGCAGCGTTACGGCGGTATGAACGCCGATCACGAGCGGCATCCATGAAAGCAGGTCCTGATAGTTCTGCCATTTCATGCCGAGCTCGATAGGCCCTGGGACCAGGGGCCGCCGGCCCCGCGCGCGCCACACTACAACCGCGAGTGCCGTGATGCCAACGGCGACGGCGAGCGGAAGCCACGTCCTTGGCGTTAACGCAAGGTCGTATTGAACCGGAAACCTGGACTCCTCAGTAAACCAGCGCTCATGCAGGAGCATCAGCGCTACGGGTCCGCTCACCTCGTGTTACGAAGCGCGATGATGTTCTCTCGCCGCGCGGCTGGCCGCGTCACAACCCACGGTGCCTCGAGCACGTACAGGCCGGAGTTTACGTCGCTGAGCACGACGTATTCCTGCGCGCCAGCTCTACGGTTCCCGCCTCGCTGAGGCAATATCGCAACGCTGACGACGTACGCCTTGGCCGGCAGTACACCCGTCGGATCGGCCACATCAGGCGGCACGAACGATCCAACTTCGCGGACGCCCCCCGATGAAAGATCGATCACTCGCGCGCCATCCGAGTTCCACGGCACCACCGCGATGTTCCCTCTCACTGCAGCGCGCTGCGGTGAGAAAACACTGAGGTCGCTCGGCGGAAAAATGCGCGAGCGCGGGGTTCGGTGCACGCCGACCTCCCGCGGCGACGCGGGATCCGTAACGTCGACCACGCGTAACGCGCCCCATTCTCCGGGAGAATCCCGCATCGTCGCTGTCACGCGTGCGCCGGCAACGCAACGTCCTTTCACCACCGACGGACAAAGCGCTGAGCGCAGCGCGTCACCGTCTTTCTTGTCGATCATCATCACCGGAATCGCGATCCCGTCGGGATCGCCGTCAGGTGAGAATGCCTCGGGTGCCGTTGTGCTCGTCTGAAGCATTACCACGGCGCGTGCGCCCGCCGCCTGAGCAAGGCGCACGCGGTCGGCTACGGAACATCCGGCGGTATTTGCCGGGGCTGGCTGGGTGGGTTGGCGGCCGCGGTCAACGACAGCGATCCTGCCCCGCGTGTTCGACAGATACGAACCGGTATCCATGGACATCGATTTCGTCTTTGCCGCCGATGCCACGCCGTGTTGCATGGCACCCATGTCGGCGTGCATATCCGCAGCGCCAGCGGGACAGCCCATGCCAATGTACGCGAGCTCGCCGCTCACACCGCCTGGCTGCCGGTAAAGTTGCGCCTTGTTCTGAGGATCATAGAGCGTGAACACCGCCTCGCATCCGAACTTCGATCCCGCAACGGCTGCCGGTCCTTCTACGACCAGTGTCGTGGTTGGCGCAATGAAATCCGCCTCGGAAATCAGCGCCAGATCACGGCCGTTGACGCGAGCTGCCGCAACGTATGCCGCGCTCCCTTCGAACTGGCGGTCGGTGGGATACTTGAACTGCCCCAGCTTCGCGGGCTTGCCTGAACGAGGCAAATCGACGACAAAGAGTCCGCCGTCATAGAACGCAAGCATGCCCCGCGTTCCGTCATGCGAGAACCCTGCTCCATGGCCGGCGCTGAAGGGACGGCATCCATTGGTGGAAAAAATCGGCATGCCTGGCGGGGGGAAAGCGCCAACCTGCACCGGCCAGCGGGGATTCGTGACATCAACGACGCGCAGGTCTCCCGACGCAAATTTGCCCGCCGACGCTCCCGGCTCGAGCGACAATGAGAAGACGCGCCCGTCCGCGCGTTGAACGAGTGAAACGGAATGCTGCGACGATGCGCAACGAGCGGAGCTCTTTGCCGGCGGCAGCCCACACGGCGGGATGCTGTCCGCGTGGACGATGTCGGCGTCGGCCTGATAGCGG
Proteins encoded in this region:
- a CDS encoding PA domain-containing protein, producing the protein MRTSHSGRVNHVRQYAHIAFSIMLACPMMLGAQTMRLVGQSNLGGGGLNGDIAIVGTTGIVGAGLMPAAGVHAHLYNPYPCKAVTIKIVDLSRPQTPVVVATIPVPAGVAAHGVAAARVRTAAFTGDLAAVALQTCGAGGSTVERGVAYYDVTTPAVPVFLGRYQADADIVHADSIPPCGLPPAKSSARCASSQHSVSLVQRADGRVFSLSLEPGASAGKFASGDLRVVDVTNPRWPVQVGAFPPPGMPIFSTNGCRPFSAGHGAGFSHDGTRGMLAFYDGGLFVVDLPRSGKPAKLGQFKYPTDRQFEGSAAYVAAARVNGRDLALISEADFIAPTTTLVVEGPAAVAGSKFGCEAVFTLYDPQNKAQLYRQPGGVSGELAYIGMGCPAGAADMHADMGAMQHGVASAAKTKSMSMDTGSYLSNTRGRIAVVDRGRQPTQPAPANTAGCSVADRVRLAQAAGARAVVMLQTSTTAPEAFSPDGDPDGIAIPVMMIDKKDGDALRSALCPSVVKGRCVAGARVTATMRDSPGEWGALRVVDVTDPASPREVGVHRTPRSRIFPPSDLSVFSPQRAAVRGNIAVVPWNSDGARVIDLSSGGVREVGSFVPPDVADPTGVLPAKAYVVSVAILPQRGGNRRAGAQEYVVLSDVNSGLYVLEAPWVVTRPAARRENIIALRNTR